The following are encoded together in the Ranitomeya imitator isolate aRanImi1 chromosome 4, aRanImi1.pri, whole genome shotgun sequence genome:
- the NTF3 gene encoding neurotrophin-3 isoform X1, whose amino-acid sequence MKDEGLHLETSLILQVNKVMSILFCVMFLPYLCGIHATTMDKRNLPESSMNSLFIKLMQADLLKNKISNQVVNVKEVKQQSTIPKAEILDVDMVDSGKSDFQPVISIEAELFKQQKQKRYNSPRVLLSDSLPLEPPPLYLMDDFIGHSSSSNRTSRRKRFAEHKSHRGEYSVCDSESLWITNKSNAIDIRGHQVTVLGEIKTGNSPIKQYFYETRCKDARPFKNGCRGIDDKHWNSQCKTSQTYVRALTSENSLLVGWRWIRIDTSCVCALSRKIGRT is encoded by the coding sequence aTCTTACAGGTGAATAAGGTGATGTCCATCCTGTTCTGTGTGATGTTTCTTCCTTATCTTTGTGGCATCCACGCTACCACCATGGATAAAAGGAATTTGCCAGAAAGTTCCATGAATTCCCTATTTATTAAGCTCATGCAAGCAGACCTTCTCAAAAACAAGATTTCCAATCAAGTGGTCAACGTCAAGGAGGTCAAGCAGCAAAGTACGATCCCAAAAGCGGAAATACTTGACGTGGACATGGTCGACAGTGGGAAATCTGACTTCCAACCGGTCATCTCAATAGAAGCGGAGCTGTTTAAGCAGCAAAAACAAAAACGCTATAACTCACCGCGAGTGCTTTTGAGCGATAGTCTTCCTTTGGAACCACCACCTTTGTATCTCATGGATGACTTCATCGGACACTCGTCATCTTCCAACAGAACCTCGAGGAGAAAAAGATTTGCAGAGCACAAAAGTCACCGAGGGGAATATTCCGTGTGCGATAGCGAAAGTTTATGGATCACAAATAAGTCGAATGCGATTGACATTCGGGGACACCAAGTAACTGTGTTGGGTGAAATTAAGACTGGGAATTCGCCCATCAAGCAATATTTTTATGAAACCAGATGTAAAGACGCACGGCCCTTCAAAAATGGATGCCGAGGCATTGACGACAAACACTGGAATTCTCAATGTAAAACATCCCAAACTTATGTCCGGGCATTGACTTCAGAGAACAGTTTACTGGTGGGCTGGCGATGGATAAGGATAGACACGTCTTGCGTGTGTGCGTTATCGAGGAAAATAGGAAGAACATAG
- the NTF3 gene encoding neurotrophin-3 isoform X3, whose amino-acid sequence MSILFCVMFLPYLCGIHATTMDKRNLPESSMNSLFIKLMQADLLKNKISNQVVNVKEVKQQSTIPKAEILDVDMVDSGKSDFQPVISIEAELFKQQKQKRYNSPRVLLSDSLPLEPPPLYLMDDFIGHSSSSNRTSRRKRFAEHKSHRGEYSVCDSESLWITNKSNAIDIRGHQVTVLGEIKTGNSPIKQYFYETRCKDARPFKNGCRGIDDKHWNSQCKTSQTYVRALTSENSLLVGWRWIRIDTSCVCALSRKIGRT is encoded by the coding sequence ATGTCCATCCTGTTCTGTGTGATGTTTCTTCCTTATCTTTGTGGCATCCACGCTACCACCATGGATAAAAGGAATTTGCCAGAAAGTTCCATGAATTCCCTATTTATTAAGCTCATGCAAGCAGACCTTCTCAAAAACAAGATTTCCAATCAAGTGGTCAACGTCAAGGAGGTCAAGCAGCAAAGTACGATCCCAAAAGCGGAAATACTTGACGTGGACATGGTCGACAGTGGGAAATCTGACTTCCAACCGGTCATCTCAATAGAAGCGGAGCTGTTTAAGCAGCAAAAACAAAAACGCTATAACTCACCGCGAGTGCTTTTGAGCGATAGTCTTCCTTTGGAACCACCACCTTTGTATCTCATGGATGACTTCATCGGACACTCGTCATCTTCCAACAGAACCTCGAGGAGAAAAAGATTTGCAGAGCACAAAAGTCACCGAGGGGAATATTCCGTGTGCGATAGCGAAAGTTTATGGATCACAAATAAGTCGAATGCGATTGACATTCGGGGACACCAAGTAACTGTGTTGGGTGAAATTAAGACTGGGAATTCGCCCATCAAGCAATATTTTTATGAAACCAGATGTAAAGACGCACGGCCCTTCAAAAATGGATGCCGAGGCATTGACGACAAACACTGGAATTCTCAATGTAAAACATCCCAAACTTATGTCCGGGCATTGACTTCAGAGAACAGTTTACTGGTGGGCTGGCGATGGATAAGGATAGACACGTCTTGCGTGTGTGCGTTATCGAGGAAAATAGGAAGAACATAG
- the NTF3 gene encoding neurotrophin-3 isoform X2, with the protein MVNPAATILQVNKVMSILFCVMFLPYLCGIHATTMDKRNLPESSMNSLFIKLMQADLLKNKISNQVVNVKEVKQQSTIPKAEILDVDMVDSGKSDFQPVISIEAELFKQQKQKRYNSPRVLLSDSLPLEPPPLYLMDDFIGHSSSSNRTSRRKRFAEHKSHRGEYSVCDSESLWITNKSNAIDIRGHQVTVLGEIKTGNSPIKQYFYETRCKDARPFKNGCRGIDDKHWNSQCKTSQTYVRALTSENSLLVGWRWIRIDTSCVCALSRKIGRT; encoded by the coding sequence aTCTTACAGGTGAATAAGGTGATGTCCATCCTGTTCTGTGTGATGTTTCTTCCTTATCTTTGTGGCATCCACGCTACCACCATGGATAAAAGGAATTTGCCAGAAAGTTCCATGAATTCCCTATTTATTAAGCTCATGCAAGCAGACCTTCTCAAAAACAAGATTTCCAATCAAGTGGTCAACGTCAAGGAGGTCAAGCAGCAAAGTACGATCCCAAAAGCGGAAATACTTGACGTGGACATGGTCGACAGTGGGAAATCTGACTTCCAACCGGTCATCTCAATAGAAGCGGAGCTGTTTAAGCAGCAAAAACAAAAACGCTATAACTCACCGCGAGTGCTTTTGAGCGATAGTCTTCCTTTGGAACCACCACCTTTGTATCTCATGGATGACTTCATCGGACACTCGTCATCTTCCAACAGAACCTCGAGGAGAAAAAGATTTGCAGAGCACAAAAGTCACCGAGGGGAATATTCCGTGTGCGATAGCGAAAGTTTATGGATCACAAATAAGTCGAATGCGATTGACATTCGGGGACACCAAGTAACTGTGTTGGGTGAAATTAAGACTGGGAATTCGCCCATCAAGCAATATTTTTATGAAACCAGATGTAAAGACGCACGGCCCTTCAAAAATGGATGCCGAGGCATTGACGACAAACACTGGAATTCTCAATGTAAAACATCCCAAACTTATGTCCGGGCATTGACTTCAGAGAACAGTTTACTGGTGGGCTGGCGATGGATAAGGATAGACACGTCTTGCGTGTGTGCGTTATCGAGGAAAATAGGAAGAACATAG